Within the Candidatus Rokuibacteriota bacterium genome, the region ACCGTACCGACCTCTACCGGAGCGTGCGGGTCGAGTACCGAGTCCGGCAGGGCTTGGGCGCCCCCCGTTCCCACCGCCGCCTCGACCACTGGGGGCTCGGGCGCCCTATAGGGCACCGGGTCGGGCTCGTTGAAGTGGAGGTTGGTTTCGACGGTCGAGCGGAACTCGTCGCTGGCCTTCCGGAACTCGCGCATGGCCCGGCCCAGCGAGCGGCCGAGCTGCGGCAGGTTTTTCGGGCCGAAGACGAGGAGCGCGATCACGAAGATGAGGATCAGCTCCTGGAGACCGATGTCGAACATGACGGATTACGATGATACCACCGTGCTACAAGCCGGGAGACTGCCGAGACGCGCCTCCTATCCCGGGCCGCGCCTTTTCGGAGGTCCGACCTCCAATTCCGTTGTCGGCAGGCTGCCAGATCCCCCTTTGCAAGGCCAGACACCAACATTTTAGGCTGTTTCACCCCAGGGTCCCGGTGGCAGATCGATTGCTTCCATTAGGGACTGATGCCAGGCTGCGGCACCATGCGTCAGCGTTTGGCTGTTGGGGTGGTGGTCCTCGCGGCCGCCTGGAGCGCTACCACTTCCTCTGCCGTGGCCCAGCCGGAGGGGCTCGGCATCGTGACAGCCCTGAGCGGGAGCGCCACCGTCTCACGTGCCGCAACCTCAGCACCCCTCCACTTCAAGGACAGCGTCCTCAAGCGGGACCGAATCTCGACGGCCGAGAACTCCCTCCTCCGTGTGCTCCTGGGTGGCAGGGCCATCGTCACAGTGCGGGAGCTTCCCGAGCTGACCATCGCGGACAGAGCCAGCCCCATGAGCCTGGAGCTGTCCGGCGGCAGGATGGGACTCTCTGTGGCGCGCCAGCTGATGGGAACCGGTGAAACC harbors:
- a CDS encoding twin-arginine translocase TatA/TatE family subunit, whose translation is MFDIGLQELILIFVIALLVFGPKNLPQLGRSLGRAMREFRKASDEFRSTVETNLHFNEPDPVPYRAPEPPVVEAAVGTGGAQALPDSVLDPHAPVEVGTVEAPPGEAFVAQRGARLFHARDCGWVRRIAEPERTYFKRPAEAKEAGFQACPSCEPWEPA